A segment of the Epinephelus fuscoguttatus linkage group LG23, E.fuscoguttatus.final_Chr_v1 genome:
aataaaaatccatccACACGACCTAATTTTACCAAATACATCCGTCTACATTAGAACACTTTCACAACTACAAATGCTTATGTGTGCATTGTTCACACTGACAGCGTTGCTGCTGTGGCGCTGCTTCAGAGATGCCTGCTGCTGTAACTATTGTGTTTCCTTAACTGAAAGCCGGCACTCCACATGCCTATGTAGCGGTACAAGCCTCTGCATAATCGACGACATAGTCCTGCAAATATTTCGCAATAAAAAGCCTCGTTAACAAAAGAGGGGACTCTGTCCATAGATATATTGTCAGGGGACTTTTagtttgaaacagaaacaggaagtacaaAGTCAAAAATCAAgacttatgattttttttatgtttgtgacAGATATGTTCGTGAAACTGGAGCGAAAGATTGTATGGTGGCAACATGATAATCAAAAGGCCATTTTAACTGCCAGTTTGTTGCTGATGGCATCACGTGGAAAAAATTGGTGAGCCACGAGAATCCTTTTCTCTAGATGTTCAGCGGCGTTGGCTGTATATCTGTACAGGCTAATGTTGCCTATTTCAAAACACCTACTGCAGATCTCGTCATCCGTGATTTCCGTTCGATTTAAGGACGAAGAAGCTCACTTACAAATATGAGTGACACTCTGGACATGCTAAAGTTTTTCTTTCACTCCTTATCAATAACAGTCCCACTCAGGAGAGTGTTCGACCAAGGCTGTCGGTTATAGTGGACTTTAAACCCAGGATGCTGAGGTGAAGCAAAACAATGGGAGCagcacatgtctctgtttgTCCGTGAAGTGGTGATCGTAAGTGTAAAGTAGGcattaaggccctgacacaccaagccgacggtcggctGTCGACCAAAGTTGGGCCATCGGTGAGCATCtttcggcctagtttttgcggtgtgtcccgcaccgtcggccCTTCGGCGTCAtcggcggcttttcggccgattgagcatgttgaatcggcggcggagctggttggtgaaagagatcactctgattggctgtttagtttttattcccACGCCCCTGTAGCGTGTAGTGCTGCAGgatttggtaaaaatgtgcgattgcaaTTATGGTGGACAGTATCGcgatttgcgattgcgattacaatataattacaataaaatgtaataaattaatggtatcatgagtctttttgcttgattcagtgtttcccctacattatattagaggggcactgacctgacagtgtgtcaatgaccatcaacagactgagcacagccaaacacgctgctcacacagcagcgcagcctggcactgtacacacagtggagcaagcatatgttgcgttcaggcgttgtcacgtaaatgacaaattccagcacgccatagcacaactCAGCAGCGTGTCATGTGGGTCGAAacagagcaaaattgctcaatttttcatttgttatggagtccatgatttccctatgacacttacaaatgtttgcttaactgtgcttggatgttgttttatgaggctctggcggctttctgttgtctctttgtctttaacattacgcggctcggctttctctcgcatgcactcttcctacttttccctgtgctgtgctgtctcaagtgttgatagattggtcgtgttgccgcgggacgtggcgactttaacttttaaacttttacacagcacgtctttcaggtacggcgactttggacagaaagacgtgttgtgtaaaaatttaaaagttaaagttgccACGTcccgtctcaagtgctgatatagattggttgtgttgccgcgggacgtggtgactttaacttttacacttacacagcacgtctttctgttcaacgtcgccgtacctgaatccaaagtatcgccaggtaacagacgttttttcgccaccaactcagcctgttcatggtcaagctcatgctcttcttcagcgtctgtgttggtcactgctgcacgccggctgtacgcaccaggatagcttgtgggcgtgatgtcaacaaactccacacactacaggagaggcagtcatgttcacaggcacacatgttaacatttatttagcctacattaaattgcaaatcgcagccttttatgcggttatgtaatcgcacagcctgacatcgcaattgcgattagattaatcgtgcagcacaagtagcgagtgaatctgcctgtagtgaaaccagggctaaccggtgcttcctcctcaggctccacttcactcagctgcctgacagacccgctgcttcttcccactttaacctgaataactaCTACTAAATAATATCTGTTTTAAGTAACTCTGTTTGCATGTGGATGAGAGGCCCAAATGTAGAGGAAAATATCCATTTATGAAAATATCTGGATACGTATAGACAAAATATGTGTGGAAGGTTTAGTGTTTAGGGTCATCTATTGGTAAAACTAGCTAAAACAGCTAGGtgtcactaaatcctgcacactagaTGTTTAATTATCAGAGAGTTGCATTAATCAAACTTAGATTTACACAATGTGACTAAAGTGATCTTTTGTCACATTAGTCACATTGTGACTAAAGTGATCTTTTGTTGCTATTTGTCTGGGCTACTCCTTCTAGAAAAATGGCTGGCGGGGATGCTGAAGTCAGGTGAGGTAAGTagtgtctctttttttgttctggTACATTTTCAAATGTAAGTCGAAACTGTTCAGTGTAATTCATTACGtaaaagtcagaaaaatgttttgtagaGATACATCAGACATGCTCATTTTGTCTGAAAGTCTCTGAGCTTCTGCATTTCTCTTAACTGCTGAAACAGCAGAGATGGCATAAACAAACTTATGATGGTAACTGTAGCTTACAAGCTAAGGAGAAACGCATCATCTGCCAAGGTGCTGTGTCGGCCATgctaatgtgtgtgagtgaacattCGTGGTGGATACGTTTGTAATTTGAACGGCGTAAATCTACTGCTTACCTTGCGATCAACACATCAAAAGGACCACACTATTTAGCATCCAAACTGACGGATGATGATATATGTAGGTAAGTCTTCTTGATTTTTGTGTGTTAGAGCAAACAAGCAGACAGCTAGCCTGCAAACTGATGTTCGCAGTTCACTTCTCCATGGTTGATTTGGTAGCTAGAAAGCTAATGTGCATTGCAGTACAAAATACTAACTCTTTATGTGTCTCTATGGGTTATAGTGCGTGTCAGCCAGTGATAAAATGTGATGGTTTCTGTTTCATGCAAATGCTGCTTAAAATGAAATTGAATTAGCTTCATGAAAAGAAGCTCTCTGCCGTTGCTGACAGAGAACCAACAGTACTGAATATGACAAGTGGGAGGTGCTGTCATGTCATTTTGTATGCTGTGTCAGAAAACAACCACATGCAATTCAAACTGAGTCGATCTTTTAAGTTCAGGGtaaatgtttttgtaattaTGGTCATGGTTTTGCAATATAGTTGAGTGCTATTTCTTCCATAGTACTAGATCATGGTAATttgtagggatgtcccgatccagctttttcacttctgatccgataccgatattacagctgtgagttttggccgataccgatccgatccaagtgcgtattatacatattcacttattttgttgtcagtcatgttagaaaaggtttggtcaagcaatattactctaacaagaacaactacttaattgggttagttagaatgatccacaacagttggtatgagaaactgacctgtttattaaataaacaaactttaaacttgaacattaacattaagtaaaaaatatagctggtttactttggctgctttggccccttaataaatagaaaataaatcaacacaagaaatctttaaaatgtctaacattgaaattaaaatagcagcaagactccacacacttgtgctttggccccctaataaataaataaatagattaacaccacaagacattgttgacatttaacaaacaatgcagcctttccttttcagttattttagtagtgtcagtgccagcctggtgcacaGGCACAAAATACTgaacaactgtttaaacaagcaatagtccatccatggctccaatttcactaatttCACTGCCCAAAACAATGTcatcagtgctctttatttaaacagtaagagtgtaaaccaaataaaaatatcactctcaaaaaaccatagcagaaaacaaatagtcagttaactaagttGACCGCAACTCTTCCTaccctcagtgtgtgtctgcatgctggcctggtggattgatagtaagtgctggagtgGATCACTGGAATAGACTgctggatcggagttcttggatctgcatttttccatgcagtccgatccgatgccgatgcacgtttttttgctaatatcggcggccgattcggatcgggacatccctagtaaTTTGGTCTCCACTTTAGTGTTATATTACAATAGTACAGGCAAAATTTCCAATGGtattgcagtgtttcccacaggacttTTTGGAGACTATGGGGGTGATTCTGAATCCTGTAGGGGGATCAGGGGGCATACTCCCCCTGGAGAaaattttgtatatatttgatttaaaggcatcaatctcgtgaattctgagagccaagttatgatggcagaatatgcctagattttcacatctttgtgctttttatgtgtgaaaaatattCTATTTTAGGATTaaggattagtggttaaacatttcagtaatcaaaagaaaaatgactaacgtactgatctgcctctggagggctattttataattttaaatcatgtgcagacaaaatattcttttaaaactctctctcacactcacaaacactcaGTCAGAGGTGCTCCACCAGATGCGCCGTGGCCGAGAAGCGGCTCGGCGCTCCGCTCTGCTAAAGATGTGCGCCAGGTCTTTTTTTGATGGATGCTGTGTGACGGCGcgtcaatttgcacagaccagatgagtcaaacaggaagtcaggtgtagaaaagacgagagtatctggtcaattttcaaaatgaaacgCCCATGAAAACCCAGGGGGGAGCCAAAGAATTCTCAGTAGGCACTCTAGCCGGAGCGCTACAGAGTGACATTCATTTACTGGAGTCTCGTCAATGTATGGGAAGCACTGTATTGTACTTTTATAGTAGGGACCACATTACTGTATCCCATTTTATGGTATTGCCAAGGTGCATTTTTCTATCAGGTAAAAAGTGTGGCTGTAGTTTCCATAAGTTTGAAATTTCCACAGATAACATCATGACCCATAATGCAGTTGTTACAGTTCACTTCAGTATACACTGGCATGCTGTTTGTGCATAGATAGATGTGAAAGGCAATTAAGGCAAGATGTTTATACTTCAAGGTATGTTGTAGttacaaaacaaatgtcacTGCCGTCTCTGTGACAGACTAATGATGACTTTAATCTGATTTAAAACCTGCTCTATTTCCTGCACAAACAACAGGAAGAAGCTGAGGTCACATTGCTTGGTTGCACAGTGCATTCTAAACCAAAATAAACCTACAGGTAATTTACTCACATAAACGCACACAGGCATGCATAAAAACAAATGGGGAAATAAAGGAAGTGTCAGGGCAAATtgcaggagacagacagaagtgAAGTCTTCCATTTACACAGACTTGCATAAATCCAGCTGTGTTGACCATTTAACCATGACGCTAGACATCTGAGAAGTAATGCATGGAAGCATTTTGGTTTTGATCAATGTAGATAAACACTTGGATAAAGATAAGGCTGTATGCTGACTTTGAAAGACACAACTACCTTATGGTAAtattgctgcaaaaaaaaaaaaaaaaaggtttactAAATAGCTTGTCTCACAAATGAGGCAAATAAAGAACTGAATAAACAGACTGTTACTTTTCCAGTGTAGTTTGGGGCTAGGCTGTGTGGGTTGCattcaaatgaattaaaacaaatgatgtGCTTGTTTTCTTCTTTGGAAAGTGACAGCTGCGCTGTGTACTCCTTCCTGCCTTTCATCTGATACATCATTGCCGTGCTTCACTGCGCCCATGAAACCCGTGTAAAACTTAGTTTCCTGTTAACAATTTCCTGCACATTGACTGTGTGCAAAGGATTTTGAGGGGACTGAAAATGTTTCTTCTTCTGAGTTGTTGGATTATTGCaggtaagaaataaatatttccATATGCATGTTAAATGTCTAGGCGagaggatctttttttttttttttaactagatAAGGTGTCATGAAGTCAAACTCTGTGACACTGTGTTTAATGCAGTTAAGTCTTGTTTGCCATATGCAGAAGATATTTTTTATAAAGTTATTTCAAggaatttattatttttgagtTAAGTAGCTCTTAGCGCTTTAGCCTTTGTGCTACTGGTTCTTATGGTTTTGAAATCTGTAAGTTCATCAAAGGCATCCTTACTAATGCTTTGTTACAGGTGCATTTAGCATTTTCTATTAGTTAAAGAAGCCAAAACAGACCTTATATCAGTGTCTGTCCTGCAAACactaaataagtaaataaaaaataaaacaagggaagggattttgttttttttttaaatttatctaATGTTTCCTGCCAGGTGTTTCAGCAGAGGACCCACCAACGATGCACTACAGGGAGAGAAACAGCTCTTTATGTCTAAAAATCAGAAAACCACCACCACATAAAGACATCAAGTGGCGTTTTAATGAGAAagtcattgttatgcagatgaacGTCACACCTAAGTACATAGGTAAAGTGAATTATAATCCACAGGACCACTCCGTGTGTATCAACAAGCTCAACGACACAGACAGTGGCAGCTATCAAGTTTCAGTCACTGATGGGAATTATGATGAATCAGTGGAGAAACACATACTGATTGTTGAAGGTAAGATCTGAATGCTTCTCTTGTCTTTAGCCAGTGTATGGGTCTTCTTGGTCTGCAGATTTCATTGTTAAGGTTATTATGGCAGTCCTTATGATACATGTTTCTTTAACTTGCAGTATTTAGCGCAAGACCGCCTTCAAGATTTTCTCAAACCTTTCATTACATGAATATAATACATCAGACACCCCTTTAAATAcataaaccatgttttttttcctacattGTTACATAGTTGGCATCCACCAGTGTAACTCCCTGTTTATGTTCATGTTAGTATTTCAAACAATATGTGTAAATTAAAGTCTCAGTCAGATCTTTTATTTGCCTATGAATCTATGATAAAGACCACGTGGCTCGAACCTTCATGAAAATTTTGTGTTACCAGAACCGGCTGCTGACATAGAAAGTATAGACAAAGCCTAGGTATGCTGGGATACTGTAGGGACACTCAATGGCtagggaaataaagaaaaaaaatacttaaagcatgcatgtatgtatagtggaggctttatctgagtctgtgttggtacaaattTATTGATGTTGTTATTCCTACTGGTTTCCACCAGAGGGTGCCAACAAATCACCCAATGCCTCAATATCTCTGTTTGGGTGGGTGTTGCAGAAACTGTTCCCACACCTGTCATTAGGATGTCAGGGCAGCACTCCAACCTGTCTGCTGGATTCTGCAACATCACAGTCAACTGCTCCATCCAGGACGACTGGGTGTGGTCTGTCTGCGATGAAGACAGTTGCGCAACATCTCAGAGATCACTGAGGAAGGTCAACATCACCATCTCAACCAAAAACAGATCTATTGTGTGTAGTGGCAACAACCATGTCAGCACAAGCAATGTTTCTGAAAGCATAGAGGCAAGgtgtaagtattttttatttctttatttaaggCTCACTCAATGACTGTCAAACTCTAAATCAAGAGAGTaatattcagtcattttttCCTGGTCTCATCATATTTAAAATTCTATTTGCTAATATGTGTTTCCATGTCTTGACAGGCTCAAGAAAATCCAATTCTGAACATGGGGAGACATCAGAACCACCCACTGT
Coding sequences within it:
- the si:ch1073-220m6.1 gene encoding T-lymphocyte surface antigen Ly-9; its protein translation is MFLLLSCWIIAGVSAEDPPTMHYRERNSSLCLKIRKPPPHKDIKWRFNEKVIVMQMNVTPKYIGKVNYNPQDHSVCINKLNDTDSGSYQVSVTDGNYDESVEKHILIVEETVPTPVIRMSGQHSNLSAGFCNITVNCSIQDDWVWSVCDEDSCATSQRSLRKVNITISTKNRSIVCSGNNHVSTSNVSESIEARCSRKSNSEHGETSEPPTVQIIVIAVCVFFGVSLFCAVCVAKGLFSTGRNSFQGRTSSAQLIENQPVDAQPQPAQRVSTSSTSSQAEASYENVDTSQPCQTSSPTISPREGLGSAQSQKVDTVYSILQAPNVTSSLGKVDGSENTKGPKDVQKASASQYAILDEAQHPAKIDTVYSVLQKPKI